ATCTCACAAGGACTAACTATTAATCCAACCAATCCTCCCGCTTCCGTTTTTCAACTAGCAGTCGGTGATATCGGCTATCGACTATTTGGTGTTATTATGTGGGCAGCTGCTATTACCTCTGTGGTCGGAGCCGCCTACACATCCGTTTCGTTTATTCGTTCTTTTAGTCCATTTATTGAAAAATATCATAATTGGATTACAATTCTATTTATCATCATTTCTACAACAACATTTACCTTCATTGGAGAGCCAGTGCAAATGCTTGTTTTAGTCGGAGCATTAAATGCACTTATCTTGCCACTTGCTCTAGGGACTATATTAGTAGCTGCAAATATGAAGAAAATGGTTGGTACATATAAGCATCCAGTATGGTTAACTGTAACAGGCAGCATCGTTGTGATTATGATGGGTTTCTTAGGCATTATAACGCTGATTGAACAAATTCCATTAATTTTCCAATAAAGTGAATCTTCAATCAGCGGGGGTTTTCTTTCATCATTGTTAGTGCCATAATGATATGTCCATAAGTCCTCTTACGAAATAGGGCATTTAGGTGCTGATATCTCCCACTTAGACTTGTTGTAGTATGGAAAGTGGAAGTTATACAGCACCTTATGCGGGATAAAGCCTGAGAATCTGCATTCCATCATGGCTTTTGGCACTTATACAAAAAAATCCACTTTAACATGGAATAAGCAACCTCCTCGAGGGCTTTTTCCTTAAGTTAAAGCGGATTTTTATCGTTTTAGCACGCCCGGAGGGATTTGAACCCCCGACTCACGGTACCGGAAACCGTTGCTCTATCCCCTGAGCTACGGGCGCATATCATTTTCAAAAGAAGACACATAGAGTATTATAACGTTTATTCTTTGATAAGACAAGACCTTTTTTCTTTTATACGTTTATTTTCACAAGAAAGGGGAATAAATGGAAGTGTATTTGTCAAAATCTCAATGTTTTTTGTTTGACCTTTTTTGACCTATTAGTTATGATAAATATATCGATATCTTGGATATACGAATAGATAGAGGAGGATGATTGTTATGAATTTAATACCAACAGTAATTGAACAAACCAACCGCGGTGAACGCGCCTATGACATTTACTCACGTTTACTTAAAGATCGAATCATTATGCTAGGAAGTGCGATTGACGATAACGTTGCAAACTCTATCGTAGCACAATTATTGTTTTTAGAAGCAGAGGATCCAGAAAAGGATATTTCATTATATATCAATTCCCCAGGTGGATCAATCACTGCAGGCATGGCAATCTATGATACCATGCAATTTATTAAGCCAGATGTATCGACCATCTGTACAGGTATGGCAGCTTCTATGGGAGCATTTCTCCTAACTGCAGGAGCAAAGGGTAAACGTTATGCACTGCCAAACAGTGAAGTAATGATTCACCAGCCATTAGGCGGGACACAGGGGCAGGCTGCAGACATTGAAATCCATGCTCGCAGAATCATTCAAATGCGTGAAAAAATCAACCAAATTCTTGCTGAGCGCACAGGACAACCAATTGAAGTAATTGAACGTGATACAGACCGTGACAACTTTATGACAGCGGAGAAGTCCGTGGATTATGGTTTAATAGATAAAGTCTTAGAACGTAAACCCGAATAATTTCGCATAGAAAACCGCCCTTTTTCAGAAGAGGGCGGTTTTCTATGTTTCTGAAACAAATTTCGTTAATCTTTCAATCGCTGTTTCCTCATCTGTTCCGTCAGCAATAAGTGTAATCTCTTCCCCCTTCGTTACAGCTATACTCATTAATCCCATAATACTTTTTGCATTTACTTTTTTTCCGTTTTTTTCGATAAAAACATGAGACGTAAAACGATTTGCTTCTTGAACAAATTCAGCTGCCGGTCTTGCCTGTAAACCCGCTGGCAGCTTTACCTTAATCAGTCGCTCAACCAACTATCTCATCCTCCCCATACGCGAAAGCGCTGTCACCAATCATTTTATTTCTACATTCAAAGTTCATAATGAGGTCTGGAAAAAGTATTTTTATTAAAATCCTGAACTATTTACAGATAGTAGATAGTGCAAATAACCTCTCCAGAAATATACTTCACTTTCAGAGAGCGGCTAGCGAGCCCCTCTCGTGCTAACATACGGAGTGAGGTCTCGCCATTATCCTTTCCTTCTGCTTTGTCTACCGCATATTTCCGAAGCTAAGAAGTGGGTTATTTGCCTTTATTGTTAACCGTTTAGTTACACCCCAGCCTCTTTTGCCTGCTAAAAAACGTTTTTATCTAATCGAAATCATTTTATATTTATTATATCATGGTATATTTTACAAGCAAAGCTTATGGTACAAACTCGCCATTTTTAATTTTTTCTGCGAAGGCATCAATTTTCTTCAGTCGGTGATTTACACCAGATTTCGATATTTTACCGCTCTCAACTAATTCTCCCAATTCTTTTAAAGATACTTCTTGATGTTTTACGCGAAGAATTGCAATTTCCCTTAATTTTTCAGGAAGTTGATCTAGTCCAACTGTACGCTCAATAAACTGGATATTTTCAATTTGTCGGAATGCTGCTCCAATTGTTTTGTTTAGGTTTGCCGTTTCACAGTTAACGATTCGGTTAACCGAATTACGCATGTCTCGGACAATACGAACATCTTCAAATTTGAACAAAGCGTTATGAGCACCAATAATACCTAAGAATTCCGTAATTTTTTCTGCTTCTTTTATATAAACAATATAACCGTTTTTGCGTGCTAATTTACGGGCTCGCAATTCAAATTGATTAAGCAGGTCACACAAGGAATCGTTATGTTCTTCATAAAAATTAAAAATTTCCAGATGATAAGAAGAGGTTTCTGGATTGTTAATTGATCCACCTGCAAGAAAAGCTCCTCGTAAGTAAGCTTTCTTACAGCAAGACTTATGCATAAATGTCTCCGAAATAGTTCTAGTAAATGTCATTGGCTCCTGCAAAATATGCAGATCTACCAATATGGGTTTTACCCCTTCATTTAAGCGAACAATATACACATTATTTTTTTTCAACTTCATTTTCCTTCTTACTAATAATTCTACTCTTATATCATAAATGGCTTTAATTAACGTATAAATTCTTCTCGCAATAGCAGCATTTTCCGTCTGTACATCTAACGTATATTTTTGCCTGGATAAAGAGATAGCTCCATTCATCCGAACTAATGCAGCTAGTTCAGCATATTTACAGCAATCCGCTATTTCCATTGCTGTTAACTCTTTTTTTATTTCGGAAGCAAAGGACATACTTATCCCCTCCCTTCTACATATAAGTGGGCGTCAAACAACAGCTATAAAGTGAAAACTTCAATCACCGGAAGTTATCTTTCATTCCCGACCAACTTAGGCACCGCTCCCCCAAACTCATATTTTTTTATCTACTTAGGGTCCTCGCAGCACCTTAGATTCGGGATAACGGTGAAGAGTCTAAAGAAACATCATGGTATACAAGACAATGTACTGTTTATTGCTAAACAGAATGTCTCTTCCTGCATTGGTTTCTCATCCACCATGATGTTAAAGTCCTGTATAGTCATTTTTTTAACAGTGAATAGAGCAATGAAGCAATCTTATTATTATCATGTCTTAACGTAGGCTGTGTGGGGTCAATGATATCTCCTTCGATGATCTGTAGACCCATATCAATTAATCGTTGTGTATCATATACAACCGGGGTAGCATTTTCTTCTGCATAAACCTCACGTATCGCTTTCTCTATGGGTTCATTATGTACAACAATTGCATCAATGCTTGCATCACCAATATGATCACAAATAGCTTGGACGTGATCTGCTGCTGTATAACCCGTCGTTTCGCCTTCCTGAGTCATCACATTACACACGTACACAACCTGCCCTTTTGCATCTTTAATTGCCTCTACAATTTGCGGCATGATAATTGTCGGCATGATACTTGTATATAAACTCCCTGGTGCAATAACGATTAAATCCGCACGATTTAAAGCACGGACTGCATTTGGCAATGGTTCTACTGGCTGCGGACTTAAAAATACGCGCTTTATTTTTTTATTCGCTAAAGGGATATTTGACTCTCCAGATACAATTGTCCCATCCTCCATTTCTGCATGAAGAGACATATTTTCATTAGAAATTGGATAAATTTTCCCTTTGACATTTAAGACACGGGATATTTCTCTAATCCCCATATTAAAATTGCCAGTGATCGAAGTCATTGCCGCTAATAATAAATTACCCAACGAATGACCAGATAATCCATTGCAGACATCAAATCGATGCTGAAATAATTCAATCAGCATCGGTTCTGCGTCAGACAAAGCAGCAATTACATTACGAATATCTCCTGGCGCCGGAATTTCCATCTCATTACGTATTCTGCCCGTACTTCCTCCGTCATCAGCAACCGTAACTAATGCCGTCAAATCAATTGGAAGATCCTTTAGACCACGAAGGAGAACGGGCATCCCAGTCCCACCTCCAACAACTACTACGTTCGGGAGTTTTTCCTGATTCATCATTAATGTCCCTTTCTTTTGTCAATATCACGATGAGTGACGTGCGTGATATAACCTTTTTGCAGTTCCTTAGCAAAATATTCAGCCAGTGCTACAGAACGGTGTTGCCCACCAGTACAACCAATAGCTACTACCAACTGTGACTTACCTTCTTTTTTGTATTGCGGAAGCATAAATTGCAGCAAATCAAGTACTTTTGCCATAAATTTTTGTGTATCAGTCCATCGAAACACATAAGAAGATACGTCTTTGTTTAAGCCTGTTAACGGTTGTAAATTGGTTACATAATGAGGATTTGGGAGAAAACGAACATCGAATACAAGATCAGCATCAATCGGTAAACCATATTTAAAACCAAATGAAACCATATGCACAGAAAATACTTCTTGGTCTTCTTCTGAATATGTTTGAACAATCTTTTCACGAAGCTCTTTCGGTTTTAAATTCGTTGTGTCAATAATCCTTTGTGCTCTTCCTCTTAGCTCATCCAATATTTCTCTTTCTTGGCGTATTCCATTAAGCGGCAATCCTCCCACAGCAAGCGGATGAGAACGTCTTGTTTCTTTATATCTACTGACAAGCTTTTCATCTTTTGCATCTAAAAACAGAACATGTTCGTCCAGCCATTCTTCATCCGCTAAAACGTCTAATGCTTCAAATAGAGAATCAAAAAATTCTCTGGCACGTAAATCCATAACGAGGGCCACGCGCTGAATATTGTTTGTTGAATCCTTCATGAGATCAATAAATTTTGGTAATAATGTTGGAGGAAGATTATCTACGCAATAGTACCCTAAATCTTCAAAACTTTGCACAGCAACTGTTTTACCGGCACCTGACATTCCAGTGATAATGACTAATTTTGTTTCCTGATTTTCACTCATATGATTTGTCTCCCTCTCTCATTCGCTTCCTGTTAAAATGATTATAAAAAGATTCCTGTTGTTTAATCCATTTGAACGCATAGGAATTTAAAGATTTATAATGCTTATTCAGTTATTAACTTATGATACGACGGATAAAGTGGAACTCATTCAGTACGGCTTTTCATTTTATTTTATCCATAGAAAGCAAAAGGAAGGCCAGCATTACCGCTCCAAAGCTTTATCTGTTAACAAATTAAATCATGTTAATAATCCATTCGATACTCGATCAATTTATCTGTTGGTGTATAAGCAAAAGCTCCAGATACCACATGTTCATTCTCAAAGATTTGCTTATAAATCAGCCGATCCCCTTCAGCCATTGGTAAGTGCTGCACGTGATTGATGGGAACCCATTCCAGTTCTCCCTCTCTACAAAATTCAGCAAGTTCGCCACGATAGCTTTTACAGGTAAATGTATACATCATCCATTCTTCGATCCGTCGCTCGCCTTCTATAATAGTAAACGTAAACACTCCTGCTAGCTTAGGATCCTGAATGGTTAAATTTGTTTCTTCTTTATATTCCCTGACGACCGCTTCTTTTATGGTTTCGCCAAACTCCATTTTCCCTCCAGGTATTGCATACCAGCCATGCTTCGGTTTTTTTAAAACTAAAATTTGTTCTTGATCTATTACTATGCAATTAGCTACTTGTTGCATTTCCATCACCTCTAAATGAACCGAAACTAAATAAAAACTTTCACTACCATTCCAATTATACTAGTTTTATGGTGAAAATGAAACTTCCCTATTCATGACTTTGTTTATCATAATTGAAAAAGCTCTATTCAATATGTTTTCAAGTCTTTCTCTTTAATACTTTTTAATAAGTAGCTTCTTTTTGATGCAGATACTCTCTTTTAAGTTGAAACGATACAAAATTCAAAAACTTCCTTTCAATTGGAGGGGGAAATGTTTTAGTGCTGCTCATATAGTTTATATTTCATAGTTATATCTTTATTTATCTAAATTTTAATAGAGCACTTGTGACAGACATATTAACATCTGTTTGAATGATAAAAAAGCTTGAATTCGTATGGCTTCCGACCAAATCGTTGTTGCATCAAAAGGTACAATTCCCCAGAAAATGTGATGCCTCTAGATAAGTCGACGTCAATAACTGCTGTCATGCGACGCAATACACATCGTCGTATGCATGAACAGAAATGACTTGTTCAAAACAAAAAATAGCACAGATGCTCTCATCTGTGCCAAATAACTAATCTATCTATTAAAAGGGGGTCAATTAGTTAGTTTACATTATACCCCACGAATGTTGCGTTAATATTACAACGTGATTAAAAAGCAATGACTCAACGTAAATTTTTCTTAAAGTGCGTGTTCAAAAAGGGGGCAAAAGAGGTCGGCTAAGGTCTCAGGCGTCCTTGAAAAAGAAAAACACTTTTTCTGCGTGCATGTATTGCTGTTGTCGCCTTTTCTTATCCTGTTCAAGCGCTGACACTAGCACATGAGCAATTGAGTTCGAGCGGCGAAGTTTTCAGCGCGCTTGTACAAAGATGTCCTGACTTCTCCGCCCGCCACAGGACATAGGCTGTTTTAGTAGCAAATCCCATGCACAATACATATATATACTTCCTCGAAACCCATTCTCACGCAGGAAAAGGATAACCCTTTGCTAAAAACGAAGAAATTCGAACTGTCATTTTTTAGTGCACTTTTTGAACAACCTCTTCAAAGAGAAGACGTAGAGTCCTATGAGTGTGTTGTTTTTAACTCTTCCATTAAATCTTCAACATATTTAATTGCTTGCTCTGCTGCAATGCTGCCGTCCCCAGTAGCTGTTACAATTTGACGTAATGTTTTTTCTCGAATATCGCCGGCAGCAAATATACCAGGTATCTTTGTTTCCATATTTTCATTTGTAGGAATATAGCCTTCCTCATTGGTAATCCCCAACGACTGAAAAGGTTCACTTAACGGTACCATACCGATATAGACGAAAACACCATCAATTTCATGGTCGTACGTTTCGCCTGTGTTATTGTTTTTCAATGTGACACTGCCTACTTTTCCAGCACCTTCATTAATTTTTTCTACCACAGTATCCCAGATAAAATCAATTTTATCATTTTCAAATGCTCGGTCTTGAAGAATGCGTTGTGCTCGTAATTGATCGCGACGATGAACAATTGTTACTTTGTTAGCAAAACGAGTCAAGTAAATACCTTCTTCCACAGCAGAATCTCCGCCGCCAATCACGACCAGATTTTTATCTTTGAAAAATGCGCCATCACAAACAGCACAATAGGAAACACCGCGACCGCTAAGCTCTTCTTCTCCAGGAATGCCGAGTTTTTTATATTGCGCGCCAGTAGTTATGATTAGCGCTCTAGTATGATATTCTTTTTGTCCTGCAACAACCGTTTTATATTCACCATGGTCGACAACTTCTTTAATATCGCCATAAGCGTATTCAGCACCGAATTTTTTTGCATGTTCAAACATTTTATTGGATAGATCTGGACCAAGAATATGATCATATCCCGGGTAGTTTTCAACGTCTTCTGTATTTGCCATCTGACCGCCAGGTATACCACGTTCAATCATTAATGTTGCTAAGTTAGCTCGAGAGGCATAAACAGCCGCAGTCATTCCGGCTGGGCCTGCTCCTGCAATAATTACATCGTACATTTTTATATCAGACATTCTATTCGCCTCTTTTCTTGTAAATAATTCAGCCATATTAAGCTTAATAAACGAAACATCATTCGTCTATTATTATGCTCAGACGCTACAATCCTAGTTCCAAGGCGTTGTTTCTCTGATTAATTCAGGATGTCTTTTACATCCTTCCTTCCAAATGGAAATCGCTTTTTCATGCTCATCATTATGGTATGCAGTTAATGCATAAAAGCGAAAATATGACAAATGACCGCTCACCTTTTCTTTGGCTAACATTTTAAATCGTCTTGCCGCTTCGACAAACTTTCCCGTTCGAGCCATTGTTATAGCAATACGCAGCTTTTGTTGCTCATGAATCGGATAT
This genomic interval from Virgibacillus pantothenticus contains the following:
- the clpP gene encoding ATP-dependent Clp endopeptidase proteolytic subunit ClpP, with amino-acid sequence MNLIPTVIEQTNRGERAYDIYSRLLKDRIIMLGSAIDDNVANSIVAQLLFLEAEDPEKDISLYINSPGGSITAGMAIYDTMQFIKPDVSTICTGMAASMGAFLLTAGAKGKRYALPNSEVMIHQPLGGTQGQAADIEIHARRIIQMREKINQILAERTGQPIEVIERDTDRDNFMTAEKSVDYGLIDKVLERKPE
- a CDS encoding HPr family phosphocarrier protein; protein product: MVERLIKVKLPAGLQARPAAEFVQEANRFTSHVFIEKNGKKVNAKSIMGLMSIAVTKGEEITLIADGTDEETAIERLTKFVSET
- the whiA gene encoding DNA-binding protein WhiA, which encodes MSFASEIKKELTAMEIADCCKYAELAALVRMNGAISLSRQKYTLDVQTENAAIARRIYTLIKAIYDIRVELLVRRKMKLKKNNVYIVRLNEGVKPILVDLHILQEPMTFTRTISETFMHKSCCKKAYLRGAFLAGGSINNPETSSYHLEIFNFYEEHNDSLCDLLNQFELRARKLARKNGYIVYIKEAEKITEFLGIIGAHNALFKFEDVRIVRDMRNSVNRIVNCETANLNKTIGAAFRQIENIQFIERTVGLDQLPEKLREIAILRVKHQEVSLKELGELVESGKISKSGVNHRLKKIDAFAEKIKNGEFVP
- a CDS encoding gluconeogenesis factor YvcK family protein, with protein sequence MNQEKLPNVVVVGGGTGMPVLLRGLKDLPIDLTALVTVADDGGSTGRIRNEMEIPAPGDIRNVIAALSDAEPMLIELFQHRFDVCNGLSGHSLGNLLLAAMTSITGNFNMGIREISRVLNVKGKIYPISNENMSLHAEMEDGTIVSGESNIPLANKKIKRVFLSPQPVEPLPNAVRALNRADLIVIAPGSLYTSIMPTIIMPQIVEAIKDAKGQVVYVCNVMTQEGETTGYTAADHVQAICDHIGDASIDAIVVHNEPIEKAIREVYAEENATPVVYDTQRLIDMGLQIIEGDIIDPTQPTLRHDNNKIASLLYSLLKK
- the rapZ gene encoding RNase adapter RapZ, with product MSENQETKLVIITGMSGAGKTVAVQSFEDLGYYCVDNLPPTLLPKFIDLMKDSTNNIQRVALVMDLRAREFFDSLFEALDVLADEEWLDEHVLFLDAKDEKLVSRYKETRRSHPLAVGGLPLNGIRQEREILDELRGRAQRIIDTTNLKPKELREKIVQTYSEEDQEVFSVHMVSFGFKYGLPIDADLVFDVRFLPNPHYVTNLQPLTGLNKDVSSYVFRWTDTQKFMAKVLDLLQFMLPQYKKEGKSQLVVAIGCTGGQHRSVALAEYFAKELQKGYITHVTHRDIDKRKGH
- a CDS encoding 8-oxo-dGTP diphosphatase; amino-acid sequence: MEMQQVANCIVIDQEQILVLKKPKHGWYAIPGGKMEFGETIKEAVVREYKEETNLTIQDPKLAGVFTFTIIEGERRIEEWMMYTFTCKSYRGELAEFCREGELEWVPINHVQHLPMAEGDRLIYKQIFENEHVVSGAFAYTPTDKLIEYRMDY
- the trxB gene encoding thioredoxin-disulfide reductase; the protein is MAELFTRKEANRMSDIKMYDVIIAGAGPAGMTAAVYASRANLATLMIERGIPGGQMANTEDVENYPGYDHILGPDLSNKMFEHAKKFGAEYAYGDIKEVVDHGEYKTVVAGQKEYHTRALIITTGAQYKKLGIPGEEELSGRGVSYCAVCDGAFFKDKNLVVIGGGDSAVEEGIYLTRFANKVTIVHRRDQLRAQRILQDRAFENDKIDFIWDTVVEKINEGAGKVGSVTLKNNNTGETYDHEIDGVFVYIGMVPLSEPFQSLGITNEEGYIPTNENMETKIPGIFAAGDIREKTLRQIVTATGDGSIAAEQAIKYVEDLMEELKTTHS